CAAACTGTCCTCCTCCGGCGACACCCGGAACGCGACGGTGACGTTGCGCCAGCGGTTGTGCTCGTCACGGTTCTTTGCTGACATATTCAACTCCCCCTTTCCATGTTCAGCTTGTCCGCCATCTCCGTCTGCTTGGACGGAAACAGATGTGCGTAATGATAGGTGATGTCAATGCTCTCATGCCCCACCCGGTCGGCAATTGCCACCGCCGAGAAACCCATGTCGATCAATAGCGAAATGTGCGAATGTCTGAGGTCATGGATTCTGATGCGCTTGACCCCAGCCTCCTTCGCACCCCTGTCCATCTCGTGGTGGAGATAGCTTTTCGTGACGGTGAAGATGCGATCCTTCTTCTTGACACCGTAGAGCATACCGATGTAATCCTTCATCTCGTCCCGCAGGAAATCAGGCATCTTGATGGTACGGTTGCTTTTCGGGGTTTTTGGCGTGGTGATCACATCCTCGCCATGGAGCCGCTGATAGGACTTGTTAATCCTCACCGTCCCAGCCTCGAAATCAAAGTCTGACGGGGTGAGCGCCAGCAACTCCCCCTCGCGGATACCGCACCAGTAGAGCATCTCGAAAGCGTAGTAAGAGAGGGGCTTGTCCATCATGGCATCCGCGAACCGCTGATACTCCGCCTTTGTCCAGAACAGCATCTCCTTCCGTTCCTCCACTCCCATGTTCCCGGCTTTGGCTGCGGGATTGGAACGCAGATCATAGTAGCGGACGGCGTGATTGAAGATGGCGCTGAGCTGGTTGTGCAGAGACTTGAGATAGGTCTGCGAGTAGGGCTTGCGCTTCTCGTCCCGGTAGGCGAGCATCTCGTTCTGCCATGCGATCACATCCTTGG
This region of Fibrobacter sp. UBA4297 genomic DNA includes:
- a CDS encoding site-specific integrase; the encoded protein is MPVFKDEKRGTWYVMARYCDWTGARRQKCKRGFPTKRDAQDWEHGFKLQTCSDLDMTFEAFVELYTKDKKPRLKENTWLTKDNIIQQKILPYFGKRKISEITTKDVIAWQNEMLAYRDEKRKPYSQTYLKSLHNQLSAIFNHAVRYYDLRSNPAAKAGNMGVEERKEMLFWTKAEYQRFADAMMDKPLSYYAFEMLYWCGIREGELLALTPSDFDFEAGTVRINKSYQRLHGEDVITTPKTPKSNRTIKMPDFLRDEMKDYIGMLYGVKKKDRIFTVTKSYLHHEMDRGAKEAGVKRIRIHDLRHSHISLLIDMGFSAVAIADRVGHESIDITYHYAHLFPSKQTEMADKLNMERGS